From the genome of Bosea sp. Tri-49, one region includes:
- a CDS encoding helix-turn-helix domain-containing protein → MIRFDEIGERLKAYRLGRGLLAEDVAERLGISRAAVYRIEGGGVVKIETLERLAVLLETTVASLLGAGVEYYSSPISYFERMRQIEEQADQVIAHFPPLSYLLTSDDYSGYLRQTLVEALPSHITEREQAIGEIDAIIAILDDRKRARKRRRLSVVNFVNVLEIERWLKLGVVGRFNLPDSELTRRRLAARTEIEHLIGLIESEPMGVQIGLIEETLPNITFQLFRTSEKTLLGLSPFRLGGELPNIRSGIAMLTADEEPVRLYEEIANDLWRRALKGGEAGAVLRAAIERSGIARPAIRRPSSNLV, encoded by the coding sequence ATGATCCGGTTCGACGAAATCGGTGAGCGCCTGAAAGCCTACCGCCTGGGGCGGGGGCTTTTGGCCGAAGACGTTGCCGAGCGGCTCGGAATCTCGCGGGCGGCGGTTTACCGGATCGAAGGCGGCGGCGTCGTCAAGATCGAAACCCTGGAACGGCTGGCGGTCCTGCTGGAGACGACCGTTGCCTCGCTGCTCGGGGCTGGCGTTGAATATTATTCCAGCCCGATCAGCTATTTCGAGCGGATGCGGCAGATCGAGGAGCAGGCGGACCAGGTCATCGCTCACTTCCCGCCGCTGTCCTATCTGCTGACCTCGGACGACTACTCCGGCTATTTGCGCCAGACCCTCGTCGAAGCGCTTCCGTCTCACATAACCGAGCGCGAGCAGGCGATCGGGGAAATCGACGCGATCATCGCGATCCTTGATGACCGCAAGCGAGCGCGCAAACGGCGCCGGCTCAGTGTCGTCAATTTCGTCAACGTCCTTGAGATCGAACGCTGGCTCAAGCTCGGCGTCGTCGGCCGGTTCAACCTGCCGGATAGCGAATTGACCCGGCGGCGCCTGGCCGCACGAACCGAGATCGAGCACCTGATCGGCCTGATCGAGAGCGAGCCGATGGGGGTCCAGATCGGGCTGATCGAGGAGACGCTGCCGAACATCACCTTCCAGCTGTTCCGCACCTCGGAAAAGACGCTGCTTGGATTGAGTCCTTTTCGCCTGGGTGGCGAGCTGCCGAATATCCGGTCCGGTATCGCGATGCTGACCGCGGATGAGGAACCGGTGCGTCTCTACGAAGAGATCGCCAACGACCTCTGGCGTCGCGCCTTGAAGGGCGGCGAGGCCGGAGCGGTGCTGCGGGCCGCGATCGAGCGCTCGGGGATCGCCCGGCCTGCAATCCGAAGGCCGTCATCGAACCTGGTCTGA
- a CDS encoding MFS transporter has product MSDNQAAMTGSIAISSPTEVDSKARRALWGAAIGYAMDGFDLLILGFMLRTISADLQLTQGQAASLVTATLIGAVLGGIGFGMLSDRIGRVRVLTWTIVLFAVFTGMCALAQGYWDLLIYRTIAGLGLGGEFGIGMALVAEAWPASKRARASSYVGLGWQVGVLAAAIATPLLLPMIGWRGMFAIGILPAVAAYFIRHSLHEPEVFVARSKDRPKESALRLLVKDWDTTKLSLGMVVLCSVQNFGYYGVMIWLPNYLATRFGFALTQSAVWTSVTIAGMAVGIYAFGHIADRIGRRPAFFGYMLGAAVMVIVYSRLTDPFQLLVAGAVMGFFVNGMLGGYGALISELFPTTARATAQNVLFNIGRGVGGFGPLVVGTIAAAYSFEMAIALLAALYLLDILAMWFLIPERRGAELA; this is encoded by the coding sequence GTGAGTGACAATCAGGCAGCCATGACCGGCTCCATCGCCATCTCCTCTCCGACCGAGGTCGACAGCAAGGCCCGCAGGGCCCTGTGGGGCGCCGCCATCGGCTATGCCATGGACGGCTTCGACTTGCTGATCCTCGGCTTCATGTTGCGCACGATATCGGCCGACCTGCAGCTCACCCAGGGCCAGGCTGCCTCGCTCGTCACCGCCACACTGATCGGCGCCGTCCTCGGCGGCATCGGCTTCGGCATGCTCTCGGACCGCATCGGCCGCGTCCGCGTGCTGACCTGGACGATCGTCCTCTTCGCCGTCTTCACCGGCATGTGCGCGCTGGCGCAGGGCTATTGGGACCTCCTGATCTACCGCACCATCGCCGGCCTCGGCCTTGGCGGTGAATTCGGCATCGGCATGGCGCTGGTGGCGGAAGCCTGGCCGGCCTCGAAGCGGGCGCGCGCCTCGTCCTATGTCGGCCTCGGCTGGCAGGTCGGCGTGCTGGCGGCGGCGATCGCCACCCCGCTCCTGCTGCCGATGATCGGCTGGCGCGGCATGTTCGCCATCGGCATCCTGCCGGCGGTCGCCGCCTATTTCATCCGCCACTCGCTGCACGAGCCCGAGGTCTTCGTCGCCCGCAGCAAGGACCGGCCGAAGGAGTCGGCACTGCGCCTCCTGGTCAAGGACTGGGACACCACCAAGTTGAGCCTCGGCATGGTCGTGCTCTGCTCGGTCCAGAACTTCGGCTATTACGGCGTGATGATCTGGTTGCCGAACTATCTGGCGACCCGCTTCGGTTTCGCCCTGACGCAGTCGGCGGTCTGGACCTCCGTCACCATCGCCGGCATGGCGGTCGGCATCTACGCCTTCGGCCATATCGCCGACCGGATCGGACGCCGCCCGGCCTTCTTCGGCTACATGCTCGGCGCCGCCGTGATGGTCATCGTCTATTCGCGGCTGACCGACCCGTTCCAGCTCCTGGTCGCCGGCGCGGTGATGGGCTTCTTCGTCAACGGCATGCTCGGCGGCTATGGTGCGCTGATCAGCGAGCTCTTCCCGACGACGGCGCGGGCGACGGCGCAGAACGTCCTGTTCAATATCGGGCGCGGCGTCGGCGGCTTTGGTCCGCTCGTCGTCGGGACGATTGCGGCGGCCTACAGCTTCGAGATGGCGATCGCCCTGCTGGCGGCGCTCTACCTGCTCGACATCCTGGCCATGTGGTTCCTGATTCCGGAGCGGCGTGGCGCTGAGCTCGCCTGA
- a CDS encoding dihydroorotate dehydrogenase electron transfer subunit, with product MSIQLDQSQAAAPSGAPIGGSAPWKASIVAELAEVVRNQAVNAEYRHLVVNCSEEAAAAQPGQFFQLLCPQPAGEQPFLRRPMSLYGADPDKRQVEFLYKVTGAGTRGLDTLRPGDQLDIMGPLGVGFTLDPEWRHIVAVGRGAGLATLAPLARAAKANGTQVIAVFSARRPDLLVSVELFHRHGADVIAVTDSEATSGPANVERILRRLVADGRCDAFFTCGSSRLMRVQQRLAREFGLPGQVAMEQQMACGIGLCYCCVRDFNVNGEIVNRRVCWDGPVFDLMEALP from the coding sequence ATGTCGATCCAGCTCGATCAGTCCCAGGCGGCCGCGCCATCCGGCGCGCCCATCGGCGGCAGCGCGCCCTGGAAGGCGAGCATCGTCGCCGAGCTCGCCGAGGTCGTCCGCAACCAGGCGGTGAACGCTGAGTACCGGCACCTCGTTGTGAACTGCAGCGAGGAGGCGGCGGCCGCCCAGCCGGGGCAGTTCTTCCAGCTGCTCTGCCCGCAGCCGGCGGGCGAGCAGCCCTTCCTGCGCCGGCCGATGAGCCTCTACGGGGCCGATCCCGACAAGCGCCAGGTCGAGTTCCTCTACAAGGTGACCGGCGCCGGCACGCGCGGCCTCGATACGCTGCGGCCGGGCGACCAGCTCGACATCATGGGGCCGCTCGGCGTCGGCTTCACGCTCGATCCGGAATGGCGGCACATCGTCGCCGTCGGGCGCGGGGCGGGGCTGGCGACGCTCGCCCCGCTCGCCAGGGCCGCGAAGGCCAATGGCACGCAGGTGATCGCGGTCTTCAGCGCAAGGCGGCCTGATCTACTCGTCTCGGTCGAACTCTTCCACCGCCATGGTGCCGACGTCATCGCCGTCACCGATTCCGAAGCGACCAGCGGGCCGGCCAATGTCGAGCGCATCCTGCGCCGCCTTGTCGCCGACGGTCGCTGCGATGCCTTCTTTACCTGCGGTTCGAGCCGGCTGATGCGGGTGCAGCAGCGCCTCGCACGAGAGTTCGGCCTGCCCGGCCAGGTCGCGATGGAGCAGCAGATGGCCTGCGGAATCGGCCTTTGCTACTGCTGCGTGCGCGACTTCAACGTCAACGGCGAGATCGTCAACCGGCGCGTCTGCTGGGACGGCCCGGTCTTCGACCTGATGGAGGCGCTGCCATGA
- a CDS encoding dihydroorotate dehydrogenase: protein MSMTPNIDLSVAIGGLTLRNPVMPASGTFAEGLEKVMDFNRLGAFVTKTITRELRAGNPLPRVVERPGGLINAIGIPSKGVPYFIEKIMPHYAAYDTPLVVSISAPTAEGFASLAAELSIPGVAAIEANISCPNIEEDGKAFAMRAESTEKVTRLLRAATELPLWLKLTPNTGDVPEVARAAEAAGADAVVVANTILSMAIDLKSFKPCLGNIMGGLSGPAIKPIVLRQVFQCAKAVKIPVIGCGGISTAEDAIEYMLAGASAVQVGTATFLQPAAMTTIIDGLRSFCLHREIPRVTDLIRGVVIEEADEPDLAWLDPVS, encoded by the coding sequence ATGAGCATGACTCCCAATATCGACCTCTCCGTCGCGATCGGCGGGCTCACCCTGCGCAATCCGGTGATGCCGGCGTCCGGTACCTTCGCCGAGGGGCTGGAGAAGGTGATGGACTTCAACCGGCTCGGCGCCTTCGTCACCAAGACGATCACCCGTGAACTGCGCGCCGGAAATCCGCTGCCGCGCGTGGTCGAGCGGCCGGGTGGATTGATCAATGCCATCGGCATCCCGTCGAAGGGCGTGCCCTATTTCATCGAGAAGATCATGCCGCATTACGCGGCCTACGACACGCCGCTGGTCGTCTCGATCTCGGCGCCGACGGCGGAGGGCTTCGCCAGCCTCGCGGCGGAACTCTCGATCCCCGGCGTCGCTGCGATCGAGGCCAACATCTCCTGTCCGAACATCGAAGAGGACGGCAAGGCCTTCGCGATGCGGGCTGAGTCCACCGAGAAGGTGACGCGCCTGCTCCGGGCCGCGACCGAGCTGCCGCTCTGGCTCAAGCTCACCCCGAACACCGGCGACGTGCCCGAGGTGGCGCGCGCCGCCGAGGCCGCAGGTGCCGACGCGGTCGTGGTCGCCAATACCATCCTGTCGATGGCGATCGACCTGAAGAGCTTCAAGCCCTGCCTCGGCAACATCATGGGCGGGCTCTCGGGGCCGGCGATCAAGCCGATCGTGCTGCGCCAGGTCTTCCAATGCGCCAAGGCGGTGAAGATCCCGGTGATCGGCTGCGGCGGTATCTCCACCGCCGAGGACGCGATCGAGTACATGCTCGCCGGCGCCAGCGCGGTGCAGGTCGGGACCGCGACCTTCCTGCAGCCGGCGGCGATGACGACGATTATCGACGGGCTCCGGAGCTTCTGCCTGCATCGCGAAATCCCGCGCGTCACCGATCTGATCCGTGGCGTCGTCATCGAGGAGGCCGACGAGCCCGATCTCGCCTGGCTGGACCCGGTCTCGTGA
- a CDS encoding Zn-dependent hydrolase, with the protein MTAQAAEMRNIFSGDERDRALSEALFDALREATSDGVGISREAYSERESLALDLVEAKARELGLATERDAGANLVVTLAGSEPELPFLACGSHLDSVPQGGNFDGAAGVIAGLAILARFKEEGFVPRRTIKVYGLRGEESARFGKAYIGSSALFGKLSTADLSVRDHASGQALSECMRAVGVDMARVERAEPLLDPATVAAWIELHIEQGPVLVARDLPIGIVTGIRGNIRHREVECLGEAGHSGAVPRWLRRDAVFATAELITHLDRHWRTLLERGRDVVITAGVLGTDPQEHAIARIPGTVRFSFEIRSQSRETLEAFYDLFLSECGLVGEERGVEFRIDRRLESVPAVMDGGWIARLKTAARNLGLPDEEIPSGAGHDAAVFANAGIPSAMIFVRNQNGSHNPHEAMAIDDFLAGVAVMRDAIREAAQ; encoded by the coding sequence GTGACCGCGCAAGCTGCCGAGATGCGCAACATCTTCAGCGGTGATGAGCGCGACCGCGCCCTTTCCGAGGCGCTGTTCGACGCCTTGCGCGAAGCGACCAGCGATGGCGTCGGCATCAGCCGCGAAGCCTATAGCGAACGCGAGTCCCTGGCGCTCGACCTGGTCGAAGCGAAGGCGCGCGAGCTCGGCCTTGCGACCGAGCGCGACGCCGGCGCCAATCTCGTCGTCACGCTGGCAGGCAGCGAGCCGGAGCTGCCCTTCCTCGCCTGCGGTTCGCATCTCGATTCCGTACCGCAAGGCGGTAATTTCGACGGCGCCGCCGGCGTCATTGCCGGCCTCGCCATCCTCGCCCGCTTCAAGGAAGAGGGCTTCGTTCCGCGCCGGACGATCAAGGTCTACGGGCTGCGCGGCGAAGAGAGCGCCCGCTTCGGCAAGGCCTATATCGGCTCCAGCGCTCTGTTCGGGAAACTCTCGACCGCCGATCTTTCCGTGCGCGATCATGCCAGCGGCCAGGCTCTCTCGGAGTGCATGCGCGCTGTCGGCGTCGACATGGCCCGCGTCGAGAGGGCTGAGCCGTTGCTCGATCCCGCCACCGTCGCAGCCTGGATCGAACTGCATATCGAGCAGGGGCCGGTGCTGGTCGCGCGGGATCTGCCGATTGGCATCGTCACCGGCATCAGGGGCAATATCCGCCATCGCGAGGTCGAATGCCTCGGCGAGGCCGGCCATTCCGGCGCGGTGCCGCGCTGGCTCCGGCGCGATGCGGTCTTCGCCACGGCCGAGCTGATCACCCATCTCGACCGGCACTGGCGCACGCTGCTGGAGCGCGGCCGCGACGTGGTCATAACGGCGGGCGTGCTCGGTACCGATCCGCAGGAGCACGCGATCGCGCGCATTCCCGGCACGGTGCGCTTCTCCTTCGAGATCCGCAGCCAGAGCCGCGAGACGCTGGAGGCCTTCTACGACCTGTTCCTCTCGGAATGCGGACTGGTCGGCGAAGAGAGGGGGGTCGAATTCCGCATTGATCGCCGGCTCGAATCTGTCCCGGCGGTGATGGACGGAGGGTGGATCGCGCGTCTCAAGACGGCGGCGCGAAATCTTGGCCTACCCGACGAGGAGATTCCGAGCGGCGCCGGCCATGATGCGGCGGTTTTTGCCAATGCCGGCATCCCCAGCGCGATGATCTTCGTGCGCAACCAGAACGGATCGCATAATCCGCATGAGGCGATGGCGATCGACGATTTCCTCGCCGGGGTCGCGGTGATGCGCGATGCCATCAGGGAGGCGGCGCAATGA
- a CDS encoding orotate phosphoribosyltransferase — protein sequence MSANETGREVAQLLFRAGAIHVSRQQPFILAAGWASPVYVDVRLLLGDPTLRQAVTDLAARYAGAAFPSGSLDAIAGAETAGIPFAAWLADRLALKLRYVRKRPLGIGRNAQVEGGSVEGLRVLLMDDLTTDGGSKLNFARGLRAAGAGVEHVLTIFYHDVFPGAGARLQEAGLTLHALANWGDVLRAEASQGLAQEDRAEIERFLADPVAWSTRHGGRASLAVRT from the coding sequence ATGAGCGCGAACGAGACCGGCCGCGAGGTCGCGCAGCTGTTGTTCAGGGCCGGCGCCATCCATGTCAGCCGCCAGCAGCCTTTCATTCTGGCGGCCGGCTGGGCGAGCCCCGTCTATGTCGATGTCCGCCTGCTGCTCGGCGATCCCACCTTGCGCCAGGCGGTGACCGATCTTGCCGCCCGCTATGCCGGCGCGGCCTTCCCGTCGGGCAGTCTCGATGCGATCGCCGGCGCCGAGACGGCCGGCATCCCCTTCGCCGCCTGGCTCGCCGACAGGTTGGCCCTGAAGCTGCGCTATGTCCGCAAGCGCCCGCTCGGCATCGGGCGCAACGCCCAGGTGGAAGGCGGGTCCGTCGAGGGCCTGCGCGTGTTGCTCATGGACGACCTGACGACCGACGGCGGCAGCAAGCTCAACTTCGCCCGTGGCCTGCGGGCGGCAGGGGCTGGGGTCGAGCATGTCTTGACGATCTTCTATCACGACGTCTTTCCAGGTGCCGGCGCCCGGCTGCAGGAGGCCGGCCTGACCCTCCACGCCCTGGCCAACTGGGGCGACGTGCTGCGCGCCGAAGCCAGCCAGGGCCTCGCGCAGGAGGATCGCGCCGAGATCGAGCGTTTCCTAGCCGATCCGGTGGCCTGGTCGACCCGTCATGGCGGCCGCGCTAGCCTTGCCGTCCGGACCTGA
- a CDS encoding aspartate ammonia-lyase, with the protein MADDAGTVPQPDASRPGAVQVATTQTIALAEVSTRREHDLLGEADVPADAYWGIHTLRAVENFPITGVPVGHFPELVRSLVLVKQAAARANRRLGNLPAAKADAIERACDLIARDNRFHDQFVVDAVQGGAGTSTNMNANEVVANVALELMGRPKGDYAALHPNDDVNMAQSTNDAYPTALRLAVIFATEPLIAALDELAFAFKAKAVEFADVLKIGRTQLQDAVPMTLGQEFDAYFTTIKEDVSRLREAAALFREVNLGATAIGTGITADARYAALAIEELARSARLPLVPATNLIEATSDMGAFVLFSGVLKRVAVKLSKICNDLRLLSSGPRAGFGEIRLPAVQAGSSIMPGKVNPVIPEVVNQVAYLVIGHDLTVTMCAEGGQLQLNAFEPTIGYCLLSSLRHLTAAVTVLTTRCVAGIEADRERCLALVEDSIGLVTALVPALGYEASSRVAKRALAEKRKVADIVLEEGLLTRAELDELLRIEAMTAPSRARPPTPSRA; encoded by the coding sequence ATGGCCGACGACGCTGGAACCGTTCCGCAACCGGATGCTTCGCGCCCGGGTGCGGTGCAAGTCGCCACGACGCAGACCATTGCGCTGGCTGAGGTCTCGACCCGTCGTGAGCATGATCTGCTCGGTGAGGCCGACGTGCCTGCGGACGCCTATTGGGGCATCCATACCCTGCGGGCGGTCGAGAACTTTCCGATCACCGGCGTGCCGGTAGGCCATTTCCCCGAGCTGGTGCGCTCGCTCGTCCTGGTCAAACAGGCCGCGGCCCGCGCCAACCGGCGCCTCGGCAATCTGCCGGCGGCAAAGGCGGATGCGATCGAGCGCGCCTGCGATCTGATAGCCAGGGACAACCGGTTCCACGATCAGTTCGTCGTCGATGCCGTCCAGGGCGGCGCCGGCACCTCGACCAACATGAACGCCAACGAGGTCGTCGCCAATGTCGCGCTCGAGCTGATGGGGCGGCCGAAGGGTGACTACGCCGCGCTCCATCCCAATGACGACGTCAACATGGCGCAGTCGACCAACGACGCCTATCCGACGGCGCTGCGCCTAGCGGTGATCTTCGCGACCGAGCCCCTGATCGCGGCGCTCGATGAACTCGCCTTCGCCTTCAAGGCAAAGGCGGTCGAGTTCGCCGATGTGCTCAAGATCGGCCGTACCCAGCTCCAGGACGCCGTGCCGATGACGCTCGGCCAGGAGTTCGACGCCTATTTCACGACGATCAAGGAGGATGTCTCGCGCCTGCGGGAAGCTGCTGCCTTGTTCCGCGAAGTCAATCTCGGTGCGACGGCGATCGGCACCGGCATCACCGCCGATGCGCGCTATGCGGCGCTCGCCATCGAGGAGCTCGCGCGCTCGGCGCGCCTGCCGCTCGTGCCGGCCACCAACCTGATCGAGGCGACCTCGGACATGGGCGCCTTCGTGCTGTTCTCGGGCGTGCTCAAGCGCGTCGCGGTCAAGCTCTCGAAAATCTGCAACGACCTGCGCCTGCTCTCGAGCGGGCCGCGCGCCGGCTTCGGCGAGATCCGCCTGCCGGCGGTCCAGGCCGGTTCCTCGATCATGCCGGGCAAGGTCAATCCGGTCATTCCCGAGGTGGTCAACCAGGTCGCTTACCTGGTCATCGGCCACGACCTGACCGTCACCATGTGCGCCGAGGGCGGCCAGCTCCAGCTCAACGCCTTCGAGCCGACCATCGGCTATTGCCTGCTCTCCTCGCTGCGCCACCTCACCGCTGCGGTGACGGTGCTGACGACGCGTTGCGTCGCCGGCATCGAGGCCGATCGCGAGCGCTGCCTGGCGCTGGTCGAGGATTCGATCGGGCTCGTCACGGCGCTGGTCCCGGCGCTCGGCTATGAGGCGTCCTCGCGCGTCGCCAAGCGCGCGCTCGCCGAGAAGCGCAAGGTCGCCGACATCGTGCTCGAGGAGGGGCTGCTCACACGCGCCGAACTCGACGAATTGCTGCGCATCGAGGCGATGACCGCGCCCTCGCGCGCCAGGCCGCCAACCCCGTCGCGCGCCTGA
- a CDS encoding type I secretion system permease/ATPase gives MVVGVFSGVINLLMLGGSFYMLQVYDRVLSSRSVQTLIGLSLLLLAAYVLQGFLDGIRVRLLARIGARFDEAVSPSAFAAAQKLPLLGFKSEQALQPIRDLDQLRGFLSSLGPTALLDMPWLPLFLAGAFFLHPWLGWLVVAGGLVIVLLTWLTELKSREATKAQLTSGAARQAVAEASRRNAEALTAMGMAPAFQRKWRELNLRHVRDWLAGSDATSGIGAFAKVFRMVLQSAVLGLGAYLAMHNEISGGAMIAASIMASRALAPIEIAVAHWKGFVGARQGLKRLRQVLDSPAFADVERTTLPAPRHELIAEGLIVAAPGRQAPILQGVSLSLKAGQGLGIIGPSASGKSTLVRALVGVWRPLKGEVRLDGAALGQWEQSELGRHIGYLPQDIELFEGTVAQNIARFDPDADDEAIVAAAQAAGAHELILRLEQGYDTRIGEAGLSLSGGQRQRIGLARALYGEPFLTVLDEPNSNLDHDGDEALTRAIRGVRERGGIVIVVTHRQTAIAGVDHLAMMADGRIQAFGPKEEILQKVLKQGGLPNVKRQPAVAS, from the coding sequence GTGGTGGTTGGTGTCTTCTCCGGCGTCATCAACCTCTTGATGCTGGGCGGTTCGTTCTACATGCTCCAGGTCTATGACCGGGTGCTGAGCTCGCGCAGCGTCCAGACGCTGATCGGCCTGTCGCTGTTGCTGCTCGCCGCCTATGTGCTGCAGGGCTTTTTGGACGGTATCCGCGTCCGGCTGCTCGCCCGGATCGGCGCGCGCTTCGACGAGGCGGTCTCGCCGTCTGCCTTCGCCGCGGCCCAGAAGCTGCCGCTGCTCGGCTTCAAGTCCGAGCAGGCGCTGCAGCCGATCCGCGATCTCGATCAGCTCCGCGGCTTTTTATCCTCGCTCGGCCCGACCGCGCTGCTCGACATGCCCTGGCTGCCGCTGTTCCTGGCCGGGGCCTTCTTCCTGCACCCCTGGCTCGGCTGGCTCGTCGTTGCCGGCGGCCTCGTCATCGTCCTGCTGACCTGGCTGACCGAGTTGAAGAGCCGCGAGGCGACCAAGGCGCAGCTCACGAGCGGGGCGGCCCGGCAGGCGGTCGCCGAGGCGAGCCGGCGCAATGCAGAGGCGCTGACCGCGATGGGCATGGCCCCTGCCTTCCAGCGCAAATGGCGCGAACTCAACCTGCGCCATGTCCGCGACTGGCTCGCCGGCTCGGACGCGACCAGCGGCATCGGCGCCTTCGCAAAAGTCTTCCGCATGGTGCTGCAATCGGCGGTGCTTGGCCTAGGGGCGTACCTTGCCATGCACAACGAGATCTCGGGCGGGGCGATGATCGCCGCCTCGATCATGGCCTCGCGCGCGCTGGCGCCGATCGAGATCGCCGTCGCGCATTGGAAGGGTTTTGTCGGCGCGCGCCAGGGCTTGAAGCGGCTGCGGCAGGTGCTCGACTCGCCGGCTTTCGCGGATGTCGAACGCACCACCCTGCCGGCGCCGCGCCATGAGCTCATTGCCGAAGGGCTGATCGTCGCAGCGCCGGGCAGGCAGGCGCCTATCCTGCAAGGCGTCTCGCTGTCGCTCAAGGCCGGCCAGGGCCTCGGCATCATCGGGCCGAGCGCGTCCGGCAAGTCGACGCTGGTCCGGGCGCTGGTCGGGGTCTGGCGCCCGCTCAAGGGCGAGGTCCGGCTCGACGGCGCCGCGCTCGGGCAATGGGAGCAAAGCGAGCTTGGCCGCCATATCGGCTATCTGCCGCAGGACATCGAGCTGTTCGAGGGCACGGTGGCGCAGAACATCGCCCGCTTCGATCCAGATGCGGATGACGAGGCGATCGTCGCGGCTGCGCAGGCAGCCGGCGCGCATGAGCTGATCCTGCGGCTCGAGCAGGGCTACGACACCCGCATCGGCGAGGCGGGATTAAGCCTGTCCGGCGGCCAGCGCCAGCGCATCGGCCTGGCGCGGGCGCTCTATGGCGAGCCCTTCCTCACCGTGCTCGACGAGCCCAACTCCAATCTCGACCATGACGGCGACGAGGCGCTGACCCGGGCGATCCGCGGGGTCCGCGAGCGCGGCGGCATCGTCATCGTCGTGACCCATCGCCAGACCGCGATCGCCGGCGTCGATCACCTCGCGATGATGGCCGATGGCCGCATCCAGGCTTTCGGCCCGAAGGAGGAGATCCTGCAGAAGGTGCTGAAGCAAGGCGGTTTGCCGAATGTTAAACGCCAGCCGGCGGTGGCGTCATGA
- a CDS encoding HlyD family type I secretion periplasmic adaptor subunit — protein sequence MNETGATLEQQGFGRSLRGLALAGCVGLALFAGTVGVWAVATTLSGAVIASGQFVVDGNVKKVQHATGGIVGELRVREGDRVEQDQVVIRLDDTVTRANLQVVVKQLDELGVRRGRVEAERAGKDAITFVADLTARRHEPELAELIEAEMSLFEARRAARDGQKAQLSARIAQLGDEIAGLKAQQKARDLQAVLIEEELTGIRWLYARNLVALNRRTALEREAASLEGQKGQLIAALAQAQGKIAETRLQIIQIDAALREEVMKELREIQARSAELVERRVAAEDQMKRVEIRSPSSGFVHQLAVHTVGGVITPAEPAMLIVPAEDALQVEARINPPDIDQIALGQEARVKIHAFNQRTTPELAGKVTRISADTSRDQQTGATFYTIRVSMPAAEFARLGQNRVSAGMQAEVFVKTEDRTPLEYIVKPLKDQIAKAFRER from the coding sequence ATGAACGAGACGGGCGCGACCTTGGAGCAGCAGGGCTTCGGACGTTCCTTGCGGGGCCTTGCGCTCGCCGGCTGCGTCGGCCTTGCCCTGTTCGCCGGCACTGTCGGGGTCTGGGCGGTGGCGACGACTTTGTCGGGCGCGGTCATCGCCAGCGGCCAGTTCGTTGTCGACGGCAACGTCAAGAAGGTCCAGCACGCGACCGGCGGCATCGTCGGCGAGCTCAGGGTCCGCGAGGGCGACCGGGTCGAACAGGATCAGGTGGTGATCCGCCTCGACGATACCGTCACCCGCGCCAACCTCCAGGTCGTGGTGAAGCAGCTCGACGAGCTTGGTGTCCGCCGCGGGCGTGTCGAGGCCGAGCGCGCGGGCAAGGACGCGATCACCTTCGTGGCCGATCTCACCGCCCGCCGACACGAGCCGGAGCTCGCCGAACTGATCGAGGCCGAGATGAGCCTGTTCGAGGCCAGGCGCGCCGCCCGCGACGGCCAGAAGGCGCAGCTTTCCGCCCGCATCGCCCAGCTCGGCGATGAGATCGCCGGCCTCAAGGCCCAGCAAAAGGCGCGCGACCTGCAGGCGGTGCTGATCGAGGAGGAGCTCACCGGGATCCGCTGGCTCTATGCCAGGAACCTGGTCGCGCTCAACCGACGGACCGCGCTCGAGCGCGAGGCGGCAAGCCTGGAAGGCCAGAAGGGCCAGCTCATCGCGGCCTTGGCCCAGGCGCAGGGCAAGATCGCCGAGACCAGGCTGCAGATCATCCAGATCGATGCTGCCTTGCGCGAGGAGGTGATGAAGGAGCTGCGCGAGATTCAAGCGCGGAGCGCCGAGCTGGTCGAGCGCCGCGTCGCTGCCGAAGACCAGATGAAGCGGGTCGAGATCCGCAGCCCGAGCTCAGGCTTCGTCCATCAGCTTGCCGTCCATACGGTCGGCGGCGTGATCACCCCGGCGGAACCTGCCATGCTGATCGTGCCGGCAGAAGACGCGCTCCAGGTCGAGGCCAGGATCAACCCGCCCGATATCGACCAGATCGCGCTCGGCCAGGAGGCGCGGGTCAAGATCCACGCCTTCAACCAGCGCACCACGCCGGAGCTTGCCGGCAAGGTCACCCGCATCTCGGCCGACACCAGCCGCGACCAGCAGACCGGCGCGACGTTCTACACCATCCGCGTCTCGATGCCGGCAGCCGAGTTCGCCCGCCTCGGCCAGAACCGCGTCAGTGCCGGCATGCAGGCCGAGGTCTTCGTCAAAACCGAAGACCGAACACCCCTCGAATACATCGTCAAACCCCTCAAAGACCAAATCGCCAAGGCGTTCAGGGAGAGGTAA